The sequence TGCAGCTTCTCTTGAAGCAGAAATCAGTTCTACAAATTCATACATAGGAGTACACACTTGGTTTACAATGCACAAGCATTTGGATATTTACAGAGACTGAAGACATCCCAAAAAACCCTCTTTAAAGTAACTTCCAACCTAAACTCTAGTTGTACATCTAGATCAGGAAGCTCTGTCTCCTGCTATCAAGATTTGGTTTTAACTCATTCTAATTATGTCTGTAGATTCTCTATGGGCAGGACGTCAGTCCCAACTTTGGAATGAAGAATCATCTAGTCTAAGGAAGCCCCTGGTAGATCTGACTGGCAGTGAAGGTTACTATAGAAAGTGTTATCTGGAAGTATGTCAGAAGATGGATAGACTTCTAAAAATGGACTTGGAAAAACATCTGCATAGAGGTGCAAGACAGAATAAATCCTTACTAATCATTTTAGAACTTTAGAAAAAGATAAGTCCAAATACACTGATAATCACAATTATTATTCAAATTATTGATAATCATTGGAAAAAAACTCGTTTACTTGCATGCTACTGTAACATGCACAACTCTCAAGTATGCCCTGTACTTACTTAAAATCAGTTTTTGGACTTCTGCCCAATCTATTAGCTTCCAGGAAATACAGGCAAGCTTTTGAAACAGAAGTGACATGTGGGCTAGGAGAAAAGGGTTTATGCCTCATATCTGAACAGTTTAAGATGAAACTCTCAAATTTCTACAATAAAAATGTTcctgtttttcaattttcttgggACTCTACCTGCAGTTATATATGTCCttgaaaaaggaattttaaaagggaagaaatctACCACTTGCcactctatttccaaatatgtATAATAAAGACTTTGAGCCAGCTTGATCTTGCAATATAGGGCAAGAATGGGGATGAGAGTTTAAGaaataagagatttaaaaaaaagagagagagacaatctACATAAGTTTTCTTGAAAGATTTACCCACTGATGTCTTTGAAgtagggaagggaaaaaaaaaagacaaactcatGTCTTCTTCAATATGCTAGTGGACAATGAACTTGGATAGGTTTACTGCTTTCTCTCCAATACTCCAGGCCCACATTTCATCACACTAAAGGTATCATCAGCCCTCTCTTATCCATGTCAGtaggcattttatatatataatatggggAAAATGGAATTTGCTCCTAGACTCAAAATCCCATGTTAATAAAGTACAGTCATACTCTTTCATCAAACCATGTTAGAATCgcctatggaaaaaaataacatttctgcATCAAATAAAGCTTTGCCCTCCTGTAGTAAGTCCTACTGAGCAGTGACACTACCAATACagcatttgctgttattttaacATGGCTTTACCTATCCCCATTGCAATGTCTAATTCAAGAGACATGAGTTAATGTTCAAATGAAAAAGATTGCAAATAAAGGTGACTACACTGATGGCATATTCCCTATTTCATtaggaaatataaaatacattcattAAGGTCTTAACTTGGATCAGGGATACAGATACCAACTAGATATCAATTTCTAGATATCTAGAAATTACTAATGTCATGATGCagtattattttccaaatttaattttCATCCTGACAAGTGGAccatatttattaaataagagTCTGTTAAATCCATCAGTAATGAAACTAAAATTTAAGACTGAGTGAGGGCTGCGAACAGCGACTTTAACTAAATAGCAGGTAAATGTATCAAGAGAAGTAATCATTCAACAGCCTGCTATCTCTTGAAGCTTCTGGGGATTACCATTTGAAAATTAATGACTTTGTTTTTCTAGATTAAAAACGGGGGAAATGAGGTTATAATTTCCATTTCCACCTTGTGCCTGGAATTCCAAATGGGGCACTGTCATGTACTTTTGTGtctatacacatattttttaggtaaatgtggttctttttttttcttcttctacaaACAATCACCACCCGCCCCCATTATCCAGTTTATTCAATGGGAATAGTAACTGTTTAGGAAGACAGCTAATCGATTTACAGTACTCTAAAACCAACCCTGAAAACTggcaatttcattcatttactataACTTCAGTGCcgttttgacagaaaaaaaaagttaccttaAGGCTCAAGGGAAAGTAACTTATTAAATTGTGAATGCAGCATTGTTTACTCTCCCGTCCATTGGAAACTAGCAAAATGCATTCTAGATTAGTAATACAAACTTTCTAACATTAGCAAAGATTTCTACTTTTCTTATACAGaattaaaacaatattcaaaAGCAAATTATCTAGGGGAGCCTGAGAAACCATGATCCACATCACACACAGATTCCATGTATTTCATGATCAAAAAGTGCTTTATCTTTGAGAAATATGTCAGGGctaaaatggaaatatacaaggaaaaaaaatcactcgaCACTTTCTCAAGTGAAGTACAAAATGGAAAAGGAGCAAAAAGATGGGAGGCGCTGCTCTTCGAACAGGCCTTATGCAGGTGACTTTTAGGGTATactaaattaaaattgttttttaagagTTAGCAGTGGAATTTTACACCACTATATATATTCTAAAACCTGAGATTGGACATCAAAGCAGTCTACTTTTTTACTTATCAGAGCAATTCTGATACTTCCTAAAAATAGAAGACAACTCAATTGAATAACTCCAGGGTCAAAAACATTAACTTTCCCCAATAAACAAGGAGACCGACCACATTAGATACCAAGAGTGCTATAGAATGCCTCTCGACAAAGAGTCATTTTTACATAAGCAAAAAGtcacttctctccttccccttctcacaGATCAAGGCCACACTATTCTCAAATGAATATCTACTGAGAGATCAGCTGTGCATTGGACAAAGTACCATAACTgggttaaaaatgaaaacaaaatttacagTGAAGAATACCTATGTGCATGGCTTACACACTCAAGCTTCTCAAGTTTATCCACCTCAAGAACAAGGTGGACACGAATGGATAGTTACCTTTTAATACCTTGTGGAGAGCACATTCTACCCACTGTAAAGCCAGTCAAGGTCACATTTAACAAAGCATCCTCAGCAACTATAGTGCCTGAAGTGTGCAGCCATTTACAGACCACTCAATATGAGGGCATTATTATAACCAGCCTCTTTTGCCCACAACCCTGCATTTTCAGATAAGCCaggataattgttttgtttttgagaaaactgaagcttgaaTCTCTTAAAAGACCTGCAATTTATTGCAAAATGACTGAGAGGTTAACAGGAAAGCAGTAAGTTAACAGCCTGCCTGCACCAAAGCCTCAATCATTTTGCAGTAAATAATTATGGAAAGTGACTTGACAAGTAGCCGTGTGTGTATCACAGCTACAGTCATGTATACCACCTGCATGCCTCCCATAGTAACATAGGGTGTCTgggtttttggtttggttttctcttccatttttggTGCCATACAGATTTACACTGTGTACTGTGCAGCATATGCACTGAAAACTTTCTCTGCTGACTAGAACTGCCATTCTACTTGAATGAGAGGTAGGGACAATAGAAACCAGAAGGCAAGAGTAGTATCTCATCTCAAATTTTTGACCCTTTgattttgttcttaaaatttcTCATGTCTGCAGCAGTTTGAGAAACAGACATTCTACCAATTCTCTGAAGAAGAATTTTAGTTTCCTACTTCTCAGGAATATGACTGCTTTGAACACATGATTAGCTGGGCTGTTTGCCAAAGCTGAAAAACAGTCCTAAATCACTGCTCATAGTAGCAGCTGaaagacaaaacacaaaattGCTTTCCCATAGTCTGTATGCTATTTTCTGACTGGAATTAACAAAGATCATTTCCTTTAATAGGCAGTATTTATGAATGAGTTCTGAAAGCCAGCCTGTTAAAATCACTTTGTTTAACAAACCACACACCGAAAGTGTAGTCTGTGCTTTGCAGATTTCTATTGTCCCTAGTACCGGTATGAGGATCAGTGAATGCTACAATTAATCCACATCCTCCTGTAATCTTCCTGCAGTGAGAAGAGAGGCCATGAACCACCCCCTGCAGGAGAAACAAACCTTTGAGATTGGTTAAGACTTAAAAACCCACCACTATGACATTTACCATTTAATCTTACATAGGCAGgtcaaaattttaatataaattacttTTTCCAACACATAGCTTATGCATTCTTTGCTCCTTTTTTTGGAGGATTCTCAAATTGATATCTAAAGATTTACATATGATATATTACTGTTATATGGTCTAATGACTAAGAAAATTTCTCTGGTAACCAAAGCTGATGCCATATATGGTAGTGTTCTTGGCATATACTCTATATGCCTCAGACCACTTCCACATTCTTTCTATTCAGCTAATTATAGCTTAGTAGCCACTGGTGAAGGATTGTGAAGACCCTGTCATTTCTACAGAGTAGAAAGGCAAGGCTAGTTACTGCAATTCagccaaacaaaaagaaaagaaaaaagaataaaccaaCCCCTTAAAAAGGAGAGGTACTGCACCTTTGCAAAATTGAACTGGCTCACTGCAGCTGAGCAACAGAACCACCACTGAAGCAAGAAAACAAGTTGGTCTATACAGGAATTATacatgttttgaaaatgaaaaagttacaGCAATCAACTAAGAGCTGCAACTTTAATCTTCATTGCTGCCTCAGAGTTTGAAACTTATAAACAGTTTATGCAAACCTAATAATGCTAGCTTCTTCTCAGCCCCTTTACTAAAACTATTTAGGGGTTTGTTCTCCGCAGCAAAGAAATAAACACTCAAAACACATAGGTAAATACAGCAGGACATTATTGAAAACAGCTGCCTTGTAGTACAAAATACAGTACAAGTATACAGATGTcattaaaacatcaaaaatacTATTGCTCCCATACAATTTAGGAAACATTCTTTGCAAcggagaaaaattttttttaaaaaagaaaagcttaaaaaaaaatctgtttaaaaagtCTACTGTGGATGATGAGTAGAGAAATAGTCTGAAAAGGGCACCAATGTTTGTGGctcttccactttttaaaaacaaaaaaaaaaatctaagatcaacGATATTCTGAAtcaaatctaattttttaaaaaagcctaatTTATATACACAATTATTCCCTCCCTCTCAGCCACAATTCATGAAAACGACCTTTTTGTATATTATGTTATTTCCcaataaatacaaaaagattGTAGACTGAATAATAccaaaataagataataaaaaggTATGCAATAAATTAAAAGGCAGCTCAAATAAAGGGCAGgcatgcagttaaaaaaaaacactacgaTTGTGGAGGTGGGGTCACTTGCCTCCTTGTTGAGAAGGTGTCGCACAAAGTATACCTGAACACTTTGGAAAGACCATTAGCGCCCACTCAATTAAAAGTTACCTAGGTCTATGACACTTCTAGGAATACCTTTTGATGGGGTGGGGTTAACTTGATTAGTAAAAAATCATACtgaaaatccatttaaaatatagaagaGGCGATCCTTGAAAACCCCAACTTTTATTCTTGAAAGACAGCTGGATAAACTGGCAAAAGCCAGCTTGTTGAAATTTCAAGATGGTATAAAAATGCTTCCAGGATATAGTCAGCATATTCACGTTCATTTCAGCTCCATTCAAATGGATTTCAGCTTCAAAGGGCACGCTGCTTGAATCACTCATCCATCATTTGCCAGCTTTGATTGTGAGGTACTGATATAATGGACCaagttcttaaaaatttattttaaaagaataaatgatgcTGGAATTCTGGACCTGAggatcttttagtatttgaacaAATCCACAGATTAAACTGAAGGTAGATGACTTCAGTTTTGGTTACTTCCAACTTTTCTGTGTGGACTTATATTCCATTAAAGCTCAGGCTTGTAGCCACAATGTTCCTTTTGTAGAGATGTTCAAGTTTTATGGTTTAAAATCCAGCCAACCAGTGGCCGAAACAGCCGAATTAGCCATAATTCACTGGCTCACACGGTGGAGCCACGGGTATCTGGCTCTCATTCATATCTAAGCCATGACCTCCATATTTGGAGATCGGGGAAGAACTTTAGTGAGCAGCAACCAATCCACTCAAACAGTTTTCCTTGTGCTTTACGCCTGATTTCTTCTTGTGCCTACCTCAGCAACCCCCAATGTAAAACTgcttttatctttgaaaaaaatctgccaaCTTCCAAAACATTATAGTAAGGGATTCTAGTTCAAGGATTGACATCTGAATCCATTTGCATCCCGGATAATAATTCTGCAAAGACAAGACATGGGCCTTGGTCCAGGTTCTATgcaaaaccattttaaaatggatCCAATTTGTTTCTGTCCCTGGTGGCTTCTTGAATTCTTATTTTGCCCTGTCTATGATTACGTAAAGTTGCATTCCTTTTCATGAAACTTGTACCCTCGGGACTGGGTAACTGCAAAGGCCTCTCTCTTCACAAGAATTCCATGAAGATCTAGATCCAAAACGCTGATTGCAATGGAGGTGAAGGGATAGACACTGCAACAATGAGGTCTAGAAAGATCTTTAGACTAGGTTACCCAAATATAACACAAATTGAGCTGTCATCAACGGGTCTGGGTAACTCATGAGGTGTTCCTTGGCTAGCGTGCAAGGATCTATCCCATCCAGGGTTATCCTGATGGATTTAGGAACCGTAGCTGGGAAGCAAGAGAAGCTGAGACTTCTGCTCAGGTGAGGAGACGCTGTTGTCCTCTCTCTGCAGGTTGCTGTCAATTCCTTGGAACTTTACTGCTTTTCTCTAATTGTCCTGACTGTTCTCTTACGGTTATTTCTCTTAATTAactgtattatttaaaattttgctttcttcCTCCGGGGCCTCCCTTGCTTCCCCTCCACTAGCTCACTGGGGATGAACAGGAAGGGGAGCTCTTTAGCCAAGGAGacggtggtggggtggggaggtccgTAAGGGGAGGAAGCGCGTTTCAATCCTcatccacctcctctccctcagaCTCGTCCCCGCCGCGTCGCTCATAAAGCTTATCCCTCTGCCGCTCCTGGATCTCTTTCATCTCATCCGCATACCGGCAAAACGCGCCCCCGAACTTGCCCCAGGCCTTGAAAGGGACCGTGATGGCGTTGCGGTAGGACGGCTTCACCTCGCTTACGCGCAGGAACACTCCGTACTTGTTACAGCCCACGTCGAAGAAGAAACGCTTGGAGTCCACCGTGATGGAAGTGCCTTCCGGGAGCTCCCCGTACAGGCCGCCCCCAGGGCCTCCGGCGCCGCCGCCCGGGCCCCCAGCCAGCTCGTCGTCTTCGCCGCCGTAGTCGTCGATGAGCTTGGCCAACGCGTCGCGGAACTCTATGAGGCCCTGCGCGGGGAGCGCGATGGTCTGGCCGCTTTGTAGGCCGCCGGGCCCGGGGCCACCGCCGCCGCGGTTGACCGTCTGGCGGATGCGCAGGAAGCGGCCGCGCTGGTTCTCCTTGAGGTCCAGGTAGTACTTGCGGTTCTCGCGCACCAGGAATTCGCTCTTGAGCGCGCGCCGCGGCCCACCGCCCTCCTCGGCGCCCGCCGCCGCTGCCACTTGCTCCGGGCTGCTGGGGCCCAGCTGCGCGTAATGCTCGATGAAGTCGCCCAGGTAGTCGCGGAACTCGGCGGCCACCGCCATGGACAGCGTGAGGCGGCTCTTTGAGCCGCCCGCGCCCACCTCGGCGATCTTGAGGAAACGGCCCTTGGCGTTCTGCTTCACATCTAGGTAGAAGCGTTTGTTCTGGATGTCCAGCCGCTTCGAGGCCAGCTCCTGCGTCTCCTgttcgccgccgccgccgcgggacGCGGGCTGGAAGCCGCCGGGCCCGCCACCGCCGCGCTCGCTGCCGCTGTCGCCGTCCGCCATCTtctcggccgccgccgccgccgcgcccaggccgccgcccgccgcccgccgcgctCGCGCCCCTGCCCTCCGCCCTGCGGCTCGCTCTCCCGGGCCCCCCAGCCTCGCCCGCCGGCCCGCTCACGCGCTCCCGCTGTTCATCGCCGGCAGCCACCGCCGCCGCCCCCCCATcgcccccgcgccccgccccgccactTCCGCCGGGCCAGCTTCCGGCGCGCGCCTCCGTgacgccgccccgccccgcccccacgtCCTCGCTGCCGGAAGCGCCGCGCAAGGCGACGGCGGGGCGCAGGGCAGTGACGTCACGGGACCGCGAGGATTTGGGGACCCTGGACACCCGGGTGGGTAAACTGGGAAGGAGCTTTGGAAGCTTACGGGCGACGGAAACAGTCTGCATCttgtttgtggtggtggttttacaGATGGCCGAAAACTGATTCAAATTACGCTTTAAATAAATGCGGTttacagatctgaaagagacacgtgcaccccaatgttcatcgcagcactgtttataatagccaggacatggaagcaacctagatgcccatcagcagacgaatggatgaggaagctgtggtacatatacaccatggaatattactcagccattaaaaagaattcatttgaatcagttctaatgagatggatgaaactggagcccattatacagagcgaagtaagccagaaagataaagaccgttacagtatactaacacatatatatggaatttagaaagatggtaacgataaccctatatgcaaaacagaaaaagagactcagatgtatagaacagacttgtggactctgggagaaggcgagggtgggaatgtttcaagagaacagcatcgaaacaggtatactatctagggtgaaacagatcaccagcccaggttggatgcatgagacaagtgctcgggcctggtgcactggaaagacccagagggatcgggtggagacggaggtgggaggggggaccgggatggggaatacatgtaaatccatggctaattcatttcaatgtatgacaaaaaccactgcaatgatgtaaagtaattagcctccaactaataaatggaaaaaaaataaatgcggTTTATTCTGGGGAGATTATACCAGAGTACAGTTATTATTTATGAAAGAGGAATTAAAAGAAGGAAGATGATGGGGTACTCAAAACTAACCTAATAGGATTGCTGTATAATAATCCGTGAGTGATATTTAGCATAATAACTGAGTTAtagtgagtgctcaataaatacgtACTCTTAGTTCGTGGAATACTGTTTATAGTGCCTGGAACATGCTTGGTAACATCATCACCACCGCCTCAGCAGCGTAAGATAAAATGATGGCCTGAACTAAGTAGCACTAGTGGGGATGGAGAGTTTAGGAAaggagttaatttttataaaacacataTGTACAGGGACTGGTAACCATTTGACACGTTAACTTGGAAGAATACTTGTTCCCTGTGTTACATTGTGTGGAGAAACAAGAAtggatttaaaaagtgaaaaatgggaCTTCCTGTTGGTTTGGTGGCTGAgattccatgttcccaatgcagggggctagatcccacatgtttcaACCACTTGTGGTAACTAAAGATCTCAATGCTGCTACTGAGACCGGCAGCAgccaaataaagtgaaagtcgctcagtcctgtcctactctttgcaaccccatggactgtaaagtccatagaattctccagcccagcgtaaaaagtaaaaagtaaaaaaataaaaagtaaaaagtgtaTCTTTTGATGGGAGGTGTGTGCTAAGAGTCATTCTGCCTGGGTCTGAATCCGTATTAGTTGTGAGGTTTTGGGTATGTCAATTAACCCCTAAGCCTTAGTTGCATCACTTGTTAACTGGGAATAATACTATTTTGTGGAGTTGCTATAAGAATTGAGATAAAGTACTTCACCTGGCACAGAAGAAGCACTCctcaaatttttccttttttttttttttttggctgtgtacATGAGTGATATTAGTTCTCCAGGCTGTGTCCCTATACTGGAAGTTCTGAGACCTAACCACCGGGCAGCCCCTCCCCAAGTGTTTAATCACCCTTCCTCCTGATTCATAAAAagacccaaacaaacaaaattagagTAATAACCTCTCAACCAAACACAGAAGAGTCCAGGGGAAAACATCAAATTTGGGGTCTTGAACATTTCACTCTTGGAGAGAATTTGGACATGTGAAATCCCTAGCGAAGAAATCTGATGTATCACTTAACCTTCATAAAAGATGTCCATGAAGCTCCTTCTCTAATTTCTTGCTAACCGAACCACTTTCTGCATAGGGGACCGCAACACTCAGTTCATGTGAAGGAGTCTCTACCCATATATTCAtttcttatcagttcagttttaATGTCAAGTCCTATTTAATGAGTTAGATCcattgctttatttcctttttttttcctgtctgtgctgtgcgggaccttagttccccaaccagaggtgaaacctgtgccctctgcattgggaatgcaagttttaaccactggaccacctgggaagttcctgcTTTGTTTCCTTCGAAATTTCATTCTTGGCTTTTAAGCTTAGCATCTTCTCCCTTTTTATCTATTTGACAATCATACATTTTCCAGGTTTTTTACAGTTCAATTTTAATAGGTGTgattatatcatatatttttatttcatctttaactCTAGTTTATCTTGAATACATTTTGGTGGATAGTATGAagtgaagaatctaaaaaatttcCTTCAAATGACCAATTGTCCCAGTACTATTTATTAAATAACCCTTCAAGGACAGATCTCGACAGGTGGAGATGAATGTAGGTTATTTTGGGCAGAGGGAACATGTGTTCCCAGATGGCAAAAAGTCTAGTTTGGCTGGAGCCCAAAGTCTGTGAGGAGTGGGTGGTGAACAAAAGAGTTGGAGGCAGTTAAACCTGGGCCCAGTGGGGAGGCCTTCACTTGTTGGCAGGAGACTGGGCGTGAGCTGAGGGGGAGCCCCTGGAGCTGTGTGAACAGGAGTGTGACGGAGAGGAGGTGACCATGGCAGAGGACAGCAGGGGTGGGCTTAGTCAGGAGGCAACAACCACATTGCAGACCCAAGCCAGTGGGGACTGGATGCAGCTGATTGGGAAGGAGCCACTGGGGCTTTGAGGACATGTGAAAGGTCCAGATTTAAAAACTGGATGTAGGGACAGGGGAGAGGAGTGAAGGGTGGTTTTAGAGTGTGTGCTCTGAGTGACTGCTGTCGAGGCTGTTGTTCGAGATGGTAAGAGCACTGATCTAAGACTTTAGAGATTCAGATGCTGCAAATGTTAGTTTTTCCTTCCCTATGAAATTCACGATACACAGGACCCAACAGGAAGAGCTGCTTTGATGCATTTTTGGAATACCAGATTCTTCTCTGGGAAGCTTATTACCTCTTGGTGGCCTTAAGCACTGTTGGGAC is a genomic window of Odocoileus virginianus isolate 20LAN1187 ecotype Illinois chromosome 1, Ovbor_1.2, whole genome shotgun sequence containing:
- the PURB gene encoding transcriptional regulator protein Pur-beta — protein: MADGDSGSERGGGGPGGFQPASRGGGGEQETQELASKRLDIQNKRFYLDVKQNAKGRFLKIAEVGAGGSKSRLTLSMAVAAEFRDYLGDFIEHYAQLGPSSPEQVAAAAGAEEGGGPRRALKSEFLVRENRKYYLDLKENQRGRFLRIRQTVNRGGGGPGPGGLQSGQTIALPAQGLIEFRDALAKLIDDYGGEDDELAGGPGGGAGGPGGGLYGELPEGTSITVDSKRFFFDVGCNKYGVFLRVSEVKPSYRNAITVPFKAWGKFGGAFCRYADEMKEIQERQRDKLYERRGGDESEGEEVDED